One region of Drosophila kikkawai strain 14028-0561.14 chromosome 2R, DkikHiC1v2, whole genome shotgun sequence genomic DNA includes:
- the Marf1 gene encoding meiosis regulator and mRNA stability factor 1 codes for MGERLHGWPSDRIGKDVSALYTQRAPAIHPQLYQQPPPNALLSGSTVTDYNSMTDIGQRFYIGSSGLPHYTPAPVTMPTGSSSSCCRRTRYMPYNINRNDVDQSVSTHLPKHQQSQQQIVESRACSSSNIYHYVTMHQQNGTISEKQTMSSTIFPIASSRSFCRSAVIINSVNNEKTPIAISKFTPCSSVVTTVEANGVVGGKVGNENNGRNFANVSDFDDAVTLQITNLDYSLDESSLRSFLMNQLKPITPVVSLVFEGSSYAKVTVPDLYFAKQVVSNLHRKKIGHKRMLVSYTRDSSTTEVNTLRCQVAGLLKDVPYYTLPMYKFRELFQSRFKTSISVLDLYKMQDICTINSDNKEEKFISLQPELVNTLESSPLMEGLQHSVPYCTVHFKREQHKGWAEQDLEPLPNVCMKISEIQKLIYPLLKLHPGDIPVATLIHCIEGQLKVSIVANDSGINLEHLVCCVQGIQVQMNNFGIKILGWLELNKELKPSSSMESINCSYNNNSSNLSVCDRSNYFKNSAADPLYQISREVIELVKMSPKSTIKFNRFIPAYHNHFGKQCRVADYGYTKLIELFEALSSVVQIMGDGEYRQITLTHRTQIRRFTSDLFRVLRATGNNSLLLSQLPVTFSQTQNRNFDVTDYGVCDIVDILDSLVNSNIVVLNPVNNGKDILISMPKRKQTSSELEKTFLFAGEMVELFQNALQYTILFQKFVRSYHYHFGYQCRLSDYGFLKLADLLDAIHGLVDMEVTNDEDKKIVLSPTIARRVFAEQCEKLINNSTGNFTNCMKLDQVLKLHKKKYGYQIQPQTLGVSSNMVKAVEMLPYVEVKQKDHETWLICHNKNIDFRIICYRACKLLLQEQKPYHSSDAGEPPLLVISDSTRPCSVATFLNDINAKLKVQLTKSALLAMRHLIEIYNDPDTETQCVRLTAFMKFLMNIVRLLEQRPNMYVYEIRGALECSLTTTFEFGFPNLYSLVAAYDDIFTINNGPTQERSDVTLTVNCELRLSNHQNLFGSVKLPYAKPRTQQHSLSTFLGEHRRPFYSQAPPPYKIRAIVNEIAHETVSSLPFKAEVNNLHTFQESGGMMLAPDRHSPPSTNSSSLSSLESCRGTYSLCNNWCYKENSMNDSSLRLFNSSFNSSGELNASLGAGDLTNITSSSAIMADVALDEHSSSKLWNRRQASLYQQPIHNQIQVQPRGHHSGSGTTELYESIRSANESQIINTAPPEKIPFWIDPIWNNRSEPQPSNNILNIRLPELKSSHNVIPTMLLSPYTISKNENLKRKLFNFDNHDRNIA; via the exons ctGGCCTTCTGATAGAATTGGAAAAGATGTATCTGCACTTTATACGCAGAGGGCTCCGGCTATCCACCCGCAGCTTTATCAACAGCCCCCTCCCAATGCTTTGTTAAGCGGCTCTACGGTTACTGATTACAACAGCATGACCGATATTGGACAGCGATTCTATATTGGAAGCAGTGGGCTCCCACATTACACACCAGCGCCCGTTACCATGCCTACTGGCAGTAGCTCTTCCTGCTGTCGTCGAACCCGTTACATGCCCTACAATATTAACCGCAACGATGTTGATCAATCAGTGAGCACCCATCTTCCTAAACATCAACAGTCACAACAACAGATTGTGGAGTCGCGCGCTTGCAGCTCCTCTAATATCTATCACTACGTAACAATGCACCAGCAGAATGGAACTATAAGCGAAAAGCAAACCATGTCCTCGACAATTTTCCCAATCGCCTCCAGTAGATCGTTCTGCCGTTCTGCTGTCATCATCAATTCAGTTAATAACGAAAAAACTCCGATAGCCATCAGTAAGTTTACGCCTTGCTCTAGTGTTGTCACCACCGTCGAGGCCAACGGAGTGGTGGGCGGCAAAGTCGGTAACGAAAACAACGGACGCAACTTTGCCAACGTCTCTGATTTCGACGATGCTGTGACTTTGCAGATCACCAACTTGGATTACTCGCTGGACGAGTCCAGTTTGCGTAGCTTCCTTATGAATCAGCTGAAACCGATCACTCCGGTAGTGTCGCTTGTTTTCGAGGGAAGCTCGTATGCTAAAGTTACTGTTCCTGATCTTTAT TTTGCCAAGCAGGTCGTCTCGAATTTACACCGCAAAAAGATTGGACATAAGCGAATGTTGGTCAGCTATACGCGCGATTCCTCCACAACCGAGGTTAATACACTTCGTTGCCAGGTTGCTGGACTGCTAAag GATGTCCCGTACTATACATTGCCCATGTATAAGTTTCGAGAACTTTTTCAGTCGCGCTTCAAAACATCAATAAGTGTATTGgatttatataaaatgcaGGATATCTGTACTATTAATTCGGACAACAAGGAGGAAAAGTTTATTAGTTTGCAGCCTGAGCTTGTGAATACATTAGAAAGTTCGCCCTTAATGGAAGGACTGCAACACAGCGTTCCCTATTGCACGGTACATTTCAAAAGAGAGCAGCATAAAGGATGGGCCGAACAGGACTTAGAGCCTCTGCCCAATGTGTGCATGAAAATTTCCGAGATCCAGAAGCTTATCTATCCGTTGCTTAAGCTGCACCCTGGAGACATTCCAGTGGCAACCCTAATCCATTGCATTGAAGGTCAACTAAAAGTGTCGATAGTGGCAAACGATAGCGGCATCAACCTGGAGCACTTGGTATGCTGTGTCCAGGGCATTCAGGTTCAAATGAACAACTTCGGCATTAAAATTCTAGGCTGGCTAGAACTGAACAAGGAATTAAAGCCGTCATCGTCAATGGAATCAATTAACTGCAGCTATAATAATAACTCAAGCAATCTGAGTGTTTGCGATCGGAGCAACTACTTTAAAAACTCAGCGGCCGATCCATTATACCAGATCTCACGTGAGGTTATTGAGCTTGTTAAGATGTCACCCAAATCTACCATTAAGTTTAATCGTTTTATACCGGCCTACCACAACCATTTCGGAAAGCAATGTCGAGTGGCTGATTACGGCTATACCAAGCTAATCGAGTTGTTCGAGGCGCTGTCATCTGTCGTACAAATTATGGGTGACGGAGAATATCGTCAAATCACACTCACCCACCGAACTCAGATACGTAGATTCACCTCCGATCTGTTTCGTGTTTTGCGTGCTACTGGTAACAATTCTCTATTACTATCTCAACTACCAGTTACTTTTAGTCAAACCCAAAATCGCAATTTCGACGTTACAGATTATGGCGTTTGCGACATTGTGGATATCCTAGATAGTCTTGTCAACTCAAATATCGTCGTCTTAAACCCTGTTAATAATGGCAAAGATATACTTATATCAATGCCAAAGCGTAAGCAAACGAGTAGTGAATTGGAAAAAACCTTTCTTTTTGCCGGCGAAATGGTGGAGCTTTTTCAAAACGCTCTTCAATACACTATTCTTTTTCAAAAGTTCGTACGGTCTTACCACTACCATTTTGGCTATCAATGTCGACTCAGTGACTACGGTTTCCTGAAATTAGCGGATCTTTTGGACGCCATTCATGGTTTGGTAGACATGGAGGTGACCAATGATGAGGACAAGAAAATAGTGCTCTCGCCGACTATAGCTAGACGTGTCTTTGCGGAGCAATGCGAAAAGCTTATAAACAACTCAACTGGTAACTTTACTAACTGCATGAAATTAGATCAAGTTCTGAAGCtgcacaaaaaaaagtatggCTATCAAATTCAGCCTCAGACTCTTGGGGTATCTTCCAACATGGTCAAGGCAGTTGAGATGCTACCATACGTAGAGGTGAAACAAAAAGACCACGAAACTTGGCTCATTTGtcacaataaaaatatagactTCCGTATTATTTGCTACCGGGCATGCAAGCTTCTTCTTCAAGAGCAGAAACCCTATCATTCTTCAGATGCGGGAGAACCTCCCTTGCTAGTGATATCTGATTCTACCAGACCGTGTTCCGTCGCAACATTTTTAAACGACATTAACGCTAAGCTTAAAGTACAGCTCACCAAATCAGCTCTTTTAGCTATGCGACATTTGATTGAG ATATACAATGACCCCGATACTGAGACCCAGTGTGTTCGCCTTACTGCTTTTATGAAATTCTTAATGAATATTGTGCGTTTGCTTGAACAGCGTCCTAATATGTACGTGTATGAGATTAGGGGCGCTCTGGAATGTAGCCTCACCACCACATTTGAATTTGGGTTTCCCAACCTATACTCCCTCGTTGCCGCCTATGATGATATCTTTACAATTAACAATGGCCCAACACAAGAAAGAAGTGATGTGACTCTAACTGTCAACTGTGAGC TACGCCTAAGTAACCATCAGAATTTGTTTGGTTCGGTAAAGTTGCCATATGCAAAGCCTAGAACCCAGCAACATAGTTTAAGTACTTTCTTGGGAGAGCATAGGCGACCTTTCTACAGTCAGGCGCCACCGCCATACAAAATCCGCGCGATAGTTAATGAGATCGCCCATGAGACCGTGTCCAGCTTGCCCTTTAAGGCAGAGGTGAACAACTTGCACACATTCCAAGAGTCTGGAGGAATGATGCTTGCGCCAGATAGACATTCACCACCGAGTACCAACTCATCGTCGCTAAGTAGCCTTGAATCCTGTCGTGGCACCTATAGTTTGTGCAACAACTGGTGCTACAAGGAGAACTCAATGAATGACTCATCTCTTAGGCTTTTCAACAGTTCCTTTAACTCATCTGGAGAGCTAAACGCTAGTTTAGGGGCTGGCGACTTGACCAATATAACGTCAAGCTCTGCTATTATGGCTGACGTAGCACTAGATGAGCATTCATCATCAAAACTCTGGAATCGGCGTCAAGCTAGCCTTTATCAGCAACCAATACATAATCAGATTCAAGTGCAACCTCGAGGTCATCATTCGGGAAGTGGCACTACGGAACTTTACGAATCGATAAGATCTGCAAATGAGTCACAAATTATTAATACGGCACCACCTGAG AAAATACCTTTTTGGATCGATCCTATTTGGAACAATCGATCAGAGCCTCAGCCGAGCAACAATATACTTAATATCCGTCTTCCTGAACTTAAGTCATCGCACAATGTCATCCCAACAATGCTCCTCTCCCCGTATACCATttcaaaaaatgaaaatttgaaGCGTAAACTTTTTAACTTCGATAACCATGATCGTAATATAGCTTAA